AGCGTGTCCAGCTTTACTTCCACCATTTTCTGCGCTGACCCGAGGACCCCACTGCAACACATCACATTTGACCTTATGTAAATCCTAACCTAACGtctttcttctgcaaaataatttatattttgaagaacattggACCTTACTGACTTTCATTTTCATAtctaaaacaacaataaaactcTTTCTTTTTGCTCTGCGACCCTGTAAATGTGCATTGATCAACTCTTTACCTCTTGTAGAGCTGCAGCTCCTCTTGGGCCACCATAAGCTGGGCTTTGAGTTTGTTTCTCTCCTGCAGAACCTCCTTTAACTCCTGCATGGTGAATCGTGGTCTGTTTGGGTCTTTTAAGTCCACAACTAGTTTGTTTGGCCCAATACTTTGCTATGGTACAaggtaagaaaaagaaaaatatgcatGGATGTTCACAATAAGACAAGTAACAtgtatttcacccaaaaataaaaatgctgtcatcatttactctccctcaagttgttccaaacctgtatgagtttcttttttctgctgaacacaaatgaatatattttgaagaatgtccatAGTACAGAAGTCAATGGTGtacatcaactgtttggttaccaacattacctcaaaatatcttcatttgtgctgGATACTGTAcacaggccaccagggcaccatacagactttatcaaagaatttgctgattttctattggagttagtagctgcggataaagtccttattgttggtgattttaatatccatgtagataatgaaaaagacgcactggagttagacaacacgtgtcaggacccactcattgtcaaaatcatactttagatctaatattgtcacatggaatcgatattgatgctgttgaaattctgcagtagagtgacgacatctcagatcattatctagtctcgtgtatactacatttagtcaaggcggctaaactgcctccatgccataaatatggtagaaccatcacttcttccactaaagatcactttataaataatcttcctgatcagtttcatctctttagcataccagacagttTAGAAGACCtcaatgttgcaacagaaactattgactctctcttttccagcacattagacgcAGTAGCTCCTCTGCGcttaaagaagattaaggaaACTAATCCAACgccgtggtacaatgagcacactcgggcccttaggagagcagccagaaaaatggagcgcagctggaagaaaacaaaactagaagtctttcgcatttcgtggagagagagaatgattgagtacagaaaggccttaaaaacggctagatctgcctatttttcaaatctcttagaagaaaacaaacagaaccctaggtatttatttgatacagtggctaaattaacgagaaagagagcttcaacttctgatgtttccaaacagcacagcagtaatgactttatgaacttctttacttgcaagattgataatattagagagaaaattataaccatgcaaccgtctactacagtatcgcgtctgacagtgcattgtagtgtccctgaggaaaaattcaattcattcactgctttaggagaggaagaattgtctaaactttttaaatcaacaacatgtatgttagaccctataccgactaagctattgaaagagatgcttccagaggtcatagatcctcttcttaatatcattaattcatctttatcactaggatacttgccgaaaacttttaagctggctattattaaacctcttttttttaaaaaaaccacaacttgatactagagaattagtcaattacaggccgatctcgaatctaccttttctgtcaaagaTACTAGAAAAGGCAATATCATCAAAACTACATTCCTTCTTGGAAAGAAATGggatctgtgaggatttccagtcaggatttagaccgtaccatagtactgagactgctctcattagatctgtatcagtttgtagtagtaaacgaagagatgtcatatcgatcacaagttcaatatggagtaccgcaaggctcagtactaggaccgttgctgttcactctgtacatgctacccttgggagatatcattaggaagcatggcgttagttttcactgttacgctgatgatactcagctctatatttcttcaagccctgatgaaacttaccaactcacaaaattaacagaatacatagctgatataaaaaattggatgaccagtaatttcctactactaaatttctaattattggaccaaaaacttcttcacgtaataacctagaatactgtctaacacttgatggctgctctgttaagtcttcgtcttcagttaggaacctgggtgtgctctttgataccaatctttcatttgaaggccatgtttctagcatctgtaaaactgcattcttACATCTTCCATtacatttgcatgctttgtttagattgtctccacctctactgtacgtatccctcccccttgaatgtatataaactacaaTGTATACTGCCTTAGTTAGACTTGATGACTGCAGCTACCGACAGCACGTGTTCTCAATAAAGAATCTGCTGAAGATACATCCAAGTCTCCTGGTCTTCGCTTCTGAGATTTCCAacacctggcatacacataacacattatctattTATGTTTTCACCAtaaaaggattgttaggctgcataaattaggtcagccggaaccggatgtacttgttacatcagaagaagaatggcatctacgctcatattagtctctctgtttatcccgaggtttaccatTGTAAGCTGGATCCGGGccatatccagatcagatggaggacctgtGCCTAGACACGACAACAACACATCCCTAAAATGTCAGCTAGATTGTGTCGactatcccctgtgaaggcctcgaCAGCCATCAGCACAGATCCTTATGACCGGCTTCGTCTTCATACTGGCGTGATGATTCCGATCTTCAAGCAaaaggaactggatgaaatatttgaATGCTATGATCCACAATATGATTTAGTCTGAATCATAATTACACCGTGTTCCttcgttggccagaggagaactgagcGACTgggcctggtttctcccaaggtttttctccattctgtcacccgatggagtttgggttcttgCCACTATTgtctctggcttgcttagtcgTGGactttaatattcaacaatattactgatctgACTGTAGTGAGTCTATTGGATGAGAGCTGAACTAACTGATGATCTTTACaaatgaactgaatcaacactgaactgacttcagctgaacaatgacactgttttcTTTTGGAGATGAgtttgaatcactgaatcattttcctcttatcactgtaaagctgctttgaaacattctgtattatttgataattatttgatttcacttgacatttgatattcaacagtgttttgatctccTGCATTGACACCACTGTATCTGagctgagctggatgatgataTCACTGTTCACTCCAGTGCTGATgcagataaattaactaaattaataactattgattcttacatcggaatgaatcaatactgaatttacttaagatggataatgacaccattttctttaagagctgctgtgcagctaAAATTATatagttatcactgtaaagctgctttgacacaatctgcgtTGTTAAAAgagctatagaaataaaggtgacttgacctccttttttttttttttttttaaacagaaggAGGGATGAGTCAATTATTTTGTCTTAATCCACATTATGCTGTTGATTGATTGTATTCAACCcagaatatttctttaaaagcaCCCCAATGTGCAGTCTTAGTATCaagaattataatataataatatattatatataattccTTATGAATCTTGTTCTGAACTTCACATGACCCCACTCACATTATCAGTAttaccacttgaaccttctgcTACTCTGTCCATTTCTCTCTTCATATTGTCCAGCTCCATCCTCAGCTCCTCCATCGACAGATTGTACTTGTTCACCATGGTCTCAAACATCTCCAGCACACGGACGATTTTGAACTGTAAATCCGAGAATTCCCGGCCACCTGTGTTAACTTTTAATAAATCTCTGCCGATCACGTATGAAATGTCATAAACATCTTCAACAGTCAGATCTAACACGTCCTTGTCGAAAGCCTGCATGGGTGAGCTGTCCTCCCGCCCTTCCATTCTGATCCGAGAATAACTATATAATCACTGCTCAAAACAGAAGATATGGCGAGTTCAGCCTCACTGTCCCAATGAAATCACAAATCACCCGACAACTTCCTCTTCCAAACTGACTCCTGCTTTACTGCAACTTTGAGCGTTTGATTGACGTGTTAACCAGCCAATGGGGAGTCGCTCCTTGAACAAGACGGTCAAGCCTGAGCCAACCAAAACAGCTCCTGACAATCCCGTGGGACAATTCTGTGCGTAATTTAATTTGAtgaaaacagatttattttgttaatgtcATAATATTTCTCAGCTGTTCTCAGAGCTTAACTACACAAAGTGACCAAAAGAACCCAGCTGGCAAACTGGCAacaaatatacacaatataattagtattattataggCTACAGGAGACAGATGTTGCTGAGAGCATGTACAGATGATGGCGAAATAAATGGAAACATTtgcaaatttagtttttataaaCTTATACACCCATACCCATCTAATTTTTGcagaatatataaaatacacctGATAtcgtttttattaatttctgaAAAGGTTAAATACTGAACCATTTGGGCCTAACTGAGCTTACAAAATGATGGTTCAGAagtttcttgtgtgtgtgtgtgtgtgtgtgtgtgtgtgtgtggcagtaGCTGTTCATTTTCTCTCAGGTGAAGCAGTGTCCAGTGAAAGCTCTCGTCTCTTCTCTGTTGACCACTGCTGCTCTCAGgggtgtttcccaaaagcatcgttcgCCATCTATGATCGCAGATCAGTCGTTATCAGGATAGTTCAACGAGAAACCATACAGTTCCACcggagaaaaatgagaattattagtcctcagatgccatatCCGTAAATTATGGGGAAAATCTGGCgttaattcgatctcaaacggattcattaaaagaagttattacCACCAGTGACATCATTAACTAACGTGGTTGAAGGACAAATTTTGGGAAAACAGCCATAGCTCATTGATCTCTTAAACGAACGATGCATCATACTATGGTagttaaagggtttgttcacccaaaaattatgtcatttattactctccctcatgtcgttccacacccgtaagaccttcgttcatcaacaaaaattaagatatttttgatgaaatccgagaggtttctgtccctccacagaGATCCgacgcaactaccactccaaggtccagaaaggtaagaatgacatcattaaagtactccatgtgactccagtggcttaaactcaattttatgaagctacgctagtgctttgtttgcacacaaaaaaaaaaaatttaccaaaatttatttacaaaaatattaatctccaatgtgcgttcacgagagcttcacgacgcatgcgtgttcaCGTGAGAGCTGACATTgttgctttggataatattattttgtaaataaagtggtaaattatgtttttttgttttgtttttttttgcacaaagcgCTCACATCACTTCATCACACTGAGGTTCACGAGTCACATGgactttaatgatgtcattcCTTGGAGTGGTATGctgcgttggatctctatggagggacagaaacctcttggattttatcaaaaatatcttaatttgtgttctgaagatgaacgaaggtcttacaggtgtggaacgacatgagggtgagtgattaatgacagaaatttcatttttgggtgaactaaccctttaagcagcgAGTTACGTCGTTACGCATTGAGGCGTGTGCTTTGTTTATTTCTATTGTGGTCTTGATGTGAATTGATTCAATTGAGTTggttaagtttatttatttatttatttatttttgttaaacttgAATAATAAGTGCTGTGTTGATTTAGTCACCGTATTGTTAGATTATCCTAAACTTAAGCTTTCTTGTaaacattgatttaaaaaaaaaaaaaaaagttgtgtacccatttctttttatgttgtttctagCACTGTTTGGGACTCAGGACAGGTGCTCTCGGCTTAAGTCTAGACAAaaggatacacacacacacacacacacacacatgcactttcCCTGTTCAATCTTGGACCTCAAGGACA
This Ctenopharyngodon idella isolate HZGC_01 chromosome 5, HZGC01, whole genome shotgun sequence DNA region includes the following protein-coding sequences:
- the rilpl2 gene encoding RILP-like protein 2 → MEGREDSSPMQAFDKDVLDLTVEDVYDISYVIGRDLLKVNTGGREFSDLQFKIVRVLEMFETMVNKYNLSMEELRMELDNMKREMDRVAEGSSGNTDNQSIGPNKLVVDLKDPNRPRFTMQELKEVLQERNKLKAQLMVAQEELQLYKSGVLGSAQKMVEVKLDTLPQSEPAPSSVIEENKEKSTIQKLFSFRQK